A window of the Methanoregula sp. genome harbors these coding sequences:
- the thiI gene encoding tRNA uracil 4-sulfurtransferase ThiI, with the protein MVRYGELFLKSEPVKHHFIGLLLRNIGKALAASGLRGHYETPRGRILIFGDEPEKIADIVSRIFGIVDVSICIKTGGHIDDLCTAAITLAKEHLSAGMSFAVRAKRQQKTGLDSQVLGARIGSAIYEQIPGLHVDLDHPDYEVFVEVRDFGGLVYDSRITSPGGLPWGTQGRALVLLSSGIDSPVASWLAMKRGCEITHIHLDGGRWAGSDVKAAAIENHRRLSRWCAGNPLMMVIANSEPLYDRMQELRIPPRYRCVICKRFMLQVASRLMQHEGALAIITGENLGQVASQTLPNLSVISEGLTVPVLRPLITYDKEETITLARRIGTFDTHPGDLACRAVPKMPATAAVLEAILECEQKMEITAIIDKACTELKYVTALNSEIVSDL; encoded by the coding sequence ATGGTACGATACGGCGAGCTGTTTTTAAAAAGCGAACCGGTGAAACACCATTTTATCGGATTGCTCTTACGAAATATCGGAAAAGCACTTGCCGCGTCAGGGCTGCGTGGACATTACGAAACGCCCCGGGGGCGTATCCTGATCTTTGGCGATGAGCCCGAAAAAATAGCCGATATTGTCTCGCGTATTTTTGGGATTGTCGATGTCAGCATCTGCATAAAAACCGGGGGTCATATCGATGATCTCTGCACAGCAGCAATTACCCTGGCAAAAGAACACCTTTCAGCGGGTATGAGTTTTGCCGTCCGGGCAAAACGCCAGCAGAAGACAGGACTTGACAGCCAGGTACTGGGTGCCCGGATAGGTTCTGCAATCTATGAGCAGATTCCCGGCCTGCACGTTGACCTTGATCATCCTGATTACGAGGTCTTTGTCGAAGTGAGGGATTTTGGCGGACTGGTATATGATTCACGGATTACATCCCCCGGTGGATTGCCCTGGGGAACGCAGGGGCGGGCGCTGGTACTTCTCTCCTCGGGGATTGATTCACCAGTAGCATCATGGCTTGCCATGAAACGCGGGTGCGAGATCACCCACATTCATCTTGACGGTGGCCGCTGGGCCGGGAGCGATGTAAAGGCGGCAGCAATCGAAAACCACCGCCGGCTCTCGCGCTGGTGTGCCGGTAATCCGCTCATGATGGTGATTGCAAACAGCGAGCCCCTGTATGACCGTATGCAGGAGCTCCGTATCCCACCGAGATACCGGTGCGTGATCTGCAAGCGGTTCATGCTGCAGGTTGCTTCCCGCCTCATGCAGCACGAAGGTGCCCTGGCAATTATTACCGGTGAAAATCTCGGGCAGGTAGCTTCCCAGACGCTGCCCAACCTTTCTGTTATTTCAGAAGGATTAACCGTACCGGTGCTCCGCCCCCTCATCACGTACGACAAGGAAGAGACCATCACCCTGGCCCGCCGCATAGGCACGTTTGACACGCACCCGGGCGATCTTGCCTGCCGGGCAGTCCCCAAGATGCCCGCAACTGCTGCTGTACTGGAAGCCATTCTGGAATGCGAGCAGAAGATGGAGATCACCGCCATTATCGACAAGGCATGTACGGAACTGAAGTATGTTACGGCACTGAACAGTGAGATCGTTTCAGACTTGTAA